The following proteins are encoded in a genomic region of Deltaproteobacteria bacterium:
- a CDS encoding electron transfer flavoprotein subunit beta/FixA family protein translates to MHIVVCIKQILDPEIPPRNFQVDQAAKKVIPGDAALVINPFDANAIEIALQLKDRQKYCTVTALTLGGEPCGKALRHALAMGCDEAIWLKDAFFEGLDSAATAKVIARGIQKVGQIDLVLCGRQAGDWDMGQIGSLIAEELSLTCISVVSQVDVENDRLRLQREVEKGVEIVATDMPALATITSSSANQPRYATTKGIVLASRRKIPVWSAQDLGIAENLARLVVVENLTVPNYERQIQIIDGEDGPVKGTRLAQVLAAMKVLK, encoded by the coding sequence TTGCACATCGTTGTATGTATCAAACAAATTCTTGATCCGGAGATACCTCCCCGCAATTTTCAGGTGGACCAGGCCGCGAAAAAGGTGATCCCAGGGGATGCGGCCTTGGTGATCAATCCATTCGACGCCAATGCCATCGAAATAGCTCTGCAACTGAAGGATCGCCAAAAATACTGTACGGTCACCGCCCTGACCCTGGGTGGGGAACCCTGCGGTAAAGCCTTGCGCCATGCCTTGGCTATGGGTTGCGACGAGGCCATCTGGCTGAAGGATGCTTTTTTTGAAGGGCTAGACTCAGCGGCAACAGCAAAAGTGATCGCCAGAGGAATCCAAAAGGTGGGGCAGATTGATTTGGTGCTTTGCGGCCGCCAAGCAGGCGATTGGGACATGGGGCAAATAGGATCCCTGATCGCGGAGGAACTGTCCTTGACCTGCATTTCGGTGGTTTCTCAAGTAGACGTAGAAAATGACAGGCTGCGCTTGCAACGAGAAGTAGAGAAAGGCGTAGAAATTGTGGCCACGGACATGCCGGCTCTGGCCACGATTACCAGCTCCAGTGCGAACCAGCCCCGCTACGCTACAACCAAGGGTATTGTGCTGGCCAGTCGGAGAAAAATCCCGGTTTGGTCAGCCCAGGATCTTGGAATTGCTGAAAACTTGGCCCGGTTGGTAGTGGTAGAAAATTTAACGGTTCCCAACTATGAAAGGCAGATTCAAATAATCGATGGGGAAGATGGACCGGTCAAAGGAACCCGGCTGGCCCAAGTTTTAGCGGCCATGAAAGTGTTAAAGTGA
- a CDS encoding electron transfer flavoprotein subunit alpha/FixB family protein, protein MPGILTSVTIKNGSPSMSSREVLGMARRIADQTGDQVAAALVGADVSSLTPELAASGADVVYLSESEFLTEFQAKVYLKVFQDIGEVAQPHTILFPADAIGMDLAPRLAYRLGAGLVTDCVDFAIRDGRCIFIKPVYGGKALAHLRVTTPVALATVRPRTQEPFPADTRRIPERVIVAPQIESIPREATVTDRIEEEGEEVNLEDAKVVISGGRGMGSSEAFRQLKKLAKILGGAVGASRTAVDAGWMPPSHQVGQTGKIVAPDVYFAVGISGSSQHIAGMGGSKIIVAINRDPEAPILRIANLGVIEDYRNVLPALIDEFSKILKN, encoded by the coding sequence TTGCCAGGAATCTTAACATCGGTCACCATTAAAAACGGATCCCCCTCGATGTCCAGCAGAGAAGTTTTGGGCATGGCGAGGAGAATCGCCGACCAAACCGGTGATCAAGTGGCCGCTGCCCTGGTGGGGGCGGATGTTTCTTCTCTCACGCCAGAATTGGCCGCGTCGGGTGCCGATGTAGTCTACCTCAGCGAGAGTGAGTTCTTGACGGAATTTCAAGCCAAGGTTTATCTTAAAGTTTTTCAGGATATTGGGGAGGTGGCCCAACCGCATACTATCCTTTTCCCGGCCGATGCCATCGGGATGGATCTCGCCCCTCGCCTGGCCTACCGCCTGGGAGCAGGCCTGGTTACTGACTGCGTAGATTTTGCGATTAGAGACGGAAGGTGCATCTTTATCAAACCAGTTTACGGGGGGAAAGCACTGGCCCACCTGCGGGTGACCACTCCTGTTGCCTTGGCCACCGTTCGACCGCGGACCCAGGAACCATTTCCTGCGGACACCAGGCGGATCCCCGAGCGGGTAATCGTTGCGCCGCAAATTGAGTCGATCCCCCGGGAAGCGACAGTCACAGATCGCATCGAGGAGGAAGGAGAGGAAGTCAACCTGGAGGATGCCAAGGTTGTTATTTCCGGAGGTCGGGGTATGGGGAGTTCAGAAGCATTCCGGCAGCTGAAAAAACTGGCCAAAATTCTGGGCGGCGCCGTGGGCGCCTCCCGCACGGCGGTGGATGCAGGCTGGATGCCCCCTTCGCACCAGGTGGGGCAAACGGGGAAAATCGTTGCGCCGGATGTATATTTCGCAGTAGGCATCTCCGGGTCCAGCCAGCATATTGCCGGCATGGGAGGGTCCAAAATTATCGTGGCCATCAACCGGGATCCTGAAGCCCCCATCTTGCGGATCGCTAACCTGGGGGTGATCGAGGATTACCGCAACGTCCTGCCGGCCCTTATCGACGAATTCAGCAAAATTTTAAAAAATTAA
- a CDS encoding acyl-CoA dehydrogenase family protein: MTIPFTEEQIALRDLARDFFEKEVRPVSAEIDARPNPKDCYPAELVRKASEIGLRTLALPEE; this comes from the coding sequence ATGACCATTCCATTCACCGAAGAACAAATCGCCTTACGGGACCTGGCCCGGGATTTTTTTGAGAAAGAAGTCCGTCCGGTCTCGGCAGAAATTGATGCCCGTCCCAATCCAAAGGATTGCTATCCCGCCGAATTGGTACGGAAAGCATCGGAGATCGGCTTAAGGACCTTGGCTCTCCCAGAAGAATAG
- a CDS encoding acyl-CoA dehydrogenase has protein sequence MVTKALLLATMCEVEAGTAKIISQCWKVSQVIVEAGTEAQRKKFLTEFAEDPNYTCSILMTEPNAGSDNILPYNAPGAGVALTAVRDGESYILNGTKHMSSLVGFSKLLLVYARTDRNQPVRQGTSTFLVPHDLPGISYGQVHNKMGFRLYPNGETFFDHVRVPKEYRLGEENAGFATFSQIFRGSLEIPAMYLGIGKAIYRIVLDHARQRVQGGRPIIEHQAIGMMLAEIAMMVDTLEGYLWDTAYHIQNDTDYDVKKTRFGKIFSCDCVVKVILLGLDILGGSGIMRDHPMEKLVRDGLTFLHGDGTNSINKLRVVPLLK, from the coding sequence GTGGTCACGAAAGCCCTCCTGCTCGCCACTATGTGCGAGGTGGAAGCGGGAACCGCCAAGATCATAAGTCAATGCTGGAAAGTTTCCCAGGTGATTGTCGAAGCCGGGACCGAGGCCCAGAGAAAAAAATTCCTCACCGAATTTGCGGAGGATCCCAATTATACCTGCTCGATTCTGATGACGGAACCGAATGCCGGGAGCGACAATATTCTTCCCTACAACGCTCCGGGGGCCGGGGTTGCGCTGACCGCTGTTCGGGATGGCGAATCCTACATATTAAACGGAACCAAACACATGAGCTCCCTGGTGGGCTTCTCTAAGTTGCTGCTGGTGTATGCCCGGACGGACCGCAACCAGCCGGTCCGCCAGGGCACGTCAACTTTTCTTGTGCCGCACGACCTTCCGGGCATCTCCTACGGCCAGGTCCACAATAAAATGGGCTTCCGGCTGTACCCCAACGGAGAGACCTTTTTCGATCATGTCCGCGTGCCGAAGGAATATAGGCTCGGGGAGGAAAATGCCGGGTTTGCCACCTTTTCGCAGATCTTCCGGGGGAGTCTGGAGATTCCGGCAATGTACCTGGGCATTGGCAAGGCCATTTACCGGATCGTGCTGGATCATGCCAGGCAGCGGGTCCAAGGGGGCAGGCCCATCATCGAACACCAGGCCATCGGGATGATGCTGGCCGAGATCGCCATGATGGTCGATACCCTGGAAGGATACCTCTGGGATACGGCCTACCATATCCAGAACGACACGGACTATGATGTCAAAAAAACCCGGTTCGGGAAAATTTTTTCCTGCGATTGTGTAGTAAAAGTGATCCTGCTGGGACTGGATATTTTGGGGGGAAGTGGAATCATGCGGGACCACCCCATGGAGAAGCTGGTCAGGGATGGGTTGACTTTCCTCCATGGAGACGGCACCAACTCCATCAACAAACTAAGGGTTGTGCCCTTGCTGAAATGA
- a CDS encoding isocitrate/isopropylmalate family dehydrogenase yields MKKRYRIGIIPGDGIGRDVVRAAMIVLDAVNDLAEEFALDFRRLEAGEAAVDKYGHPFPLETFEGLKATDAALFGAAGNPHTVAVLSGFRLGFNLYANVRPIKSLPGSRALQPKADLIIVRENTEGLYRGVGYIDGDYHVNLRVFTKKGMEQILRFCFELARKEKRPKVTFTHKAHVLTYTDEPMRQLFYEMAREYPEVEAEDMTIDACAMQIIMKPERFSIIFAENANGDILSDVGAGISGGMGFTYGGNIGESFAVFEPIHGTAPKYADKNVVNPIAAIRAAMMMIDYLGETGMARRIERAITDLLLEGEVRTYDLGGTSSTTEMGKAIAAKIRCEE; encoded by the coding sequence ATGAAAAAGCGATATAGGATTGGGATCATTCCCGGCGACGGAATCGGCAGGGACGTGGTTCGAGCAGCCATGATCGTTCTGGATGCGGTGAATGACTTAGCCGAAGAATTTGCCCTGGATTTCAGAAGATTGGAGGCCGGGGAAGCCGCCGTGGACAAATACGGCCATCCATTTCCCCTCGAAACTTTTGAGGGCCTGAAAGCGACCGATGCGGCCTTATTTGGAGCGGCGGGGAATCCGCATACGGTGGCCGTTCTTTCAGGGTTTCGGCTGGGGTTTAATTTATACGCCAACGTTCGGCCGATCAAGTCACTGCCCGGATCCAGGGCCCTGCAGCCCAAGGCGGACCTAATCATCGTCAGGGAAAACACAGAAGGCTTATACCGGGGGGTGGGCTACATTGACGGGGATTACCACGTGAATTTACGGGTATTTACTAAGAAGGGGATGGAACAAATCCTCAGGTTTTGTTTTGAGCTGGCCCGGAAGGAGAAGCGCCCAAAAGTAACCTTCACCCATAAAGCCCACGTTCTTACCTATACCGATGAACCGATGAGGCAATTATTTTACGAAATGGCGCGGGAATACCCCGAAGTGGAGGCTGAAGATATGACCATCGATGCCTGCGCCATGCAGATCATCATGAAACCGGAAAGGTTCAGCATCATCTTCGCGGAAAACGCCAACGGAGATATTTTAAGCGATGTAGGCGCAGGGATCAGCGGCGGTATGGGGTTTACCTACGGCGGCAATATCGGCGAGTCCTTTGCCGTCTTTGAACCGATTCACGGAACAGCCCCCAAATACGCGGACAAAAATGTGGTCAACCCGATCGCCGCCATCCGGGCGGCGATGATGATGATAGATTACCTGGGAGAAACCGGCATGGCCCGCCGAATCGAGAGGGCGATAACGGATCTCCTCCTCGAAGGGGAGGTGAGAACTTATGATTTGGGAGGAACTTCATCCACCACGGAGATGGGGAAGGCCATTGCCGCCAAAATCAGGTGTGAGGAGTAA
- a CDS encoding amidohydrolase family protein, translating to MGSRDKTWKVLKGKRLLDGKGGEVRQDACVVVEGSRIKAMGTIKEIRIPKGAEVIAMPDCTLMPGLLDIHLHTSAYNILTFQNPRAAHFETTPQLQMMYTLLHAQMCFEQGFTTLRNHPWVTAYGTHNTAELVALRDAINIGIVAGPRLLVGGHAIITNSHLDLLHPGIALRQAGLTADGPWELRKLVRSQLRIGCDYIKTCASGGGGTEKEEPDIRNMTQEELDAIVDEAHAFHKRCACHCFTPSAQRMAVKAGVDTIEHCVFTDDEAMAMMKAENKIVVPTLAHRSDRAIEARRKAGSSEFVLNKMKKIQPYTKETFQKFHQAGIKMALGTDTQIDPEMGTSAYELEIYVDYGMTPMEAIQTATRNAAEAIGLERETGTLEIGKCADIIAVEGNPLQDIRILQDKRRIQMVMKDGKVFVYRKSGQEKYVIHDQDWSWKRL from the coding sequence ATGGGAAGTAGAGACAAAACCTGGAAGGTTCTAAAAGGTAAAAGGCTCCTTGATGGCAAGGGAGGGGAGGTGCGCCAAGACGCCTGTGTGGTTGTTGAGGGGTCGCGCATCAAAGCGATGGGGACGATCAAGGAGATACGCATCCCCAAGGGGGCTGAGGTGATTGCCATGCCGGATTGCACCCTGATGCCCGGCCTGCTGGATATACACCTGCACACGTCGGCCTATAATATCCTTACTTTCCAAAATCCCCGGGCGGCCCATTTCGAAACCACGCCCCAGCTCCAGATGATGTATACGCTTCTGCACGCCCAGATGTGTTTCGAGCAGGGATTTACCACGTTAAGAAATCATCCTTGGGTGACAGCCTATGGCACCCATAACACGGCGGAACTGGTGGCCCTTCGCGATGCCATCAATATCGGGATCGTGGCCGGGCCCAGGCTTTTGGTCGGCGGACATGCCATCATAACCAATTCCCATCTCGATCTTCTTCACCCTGGAATCGCCTTACGGCAAGCTGGTCTGACCGCTGACGGACCCTGGGAGCTGCGCAAGCTCGTCCGTTCTCAACTAAGAATTGGCTGTGACTACATCAAGACCTGTGCCTCCGGCGGAGGGGGAACGGAAAAGGAAGAACCCGATATCAGGAACATGACCCAAGAAGAGCTGGACGCGATCGTAGACGAAGCCCATGCCTTCCACAAGCGCTGCGCTTGTCACTGTTTTACTCCCAGCGCCCAGCGCATGGCCGTAAAGGCCGGGGTAGACACCATCGAGCATTGTGTATTCACGGATGACGAGGCGATGGCCATGATGAAGGCGGAGAATAAGATCGTCGTTCCCACGTTGGCCCACCGCTCCGATCGGGCCATTGAGGCGAGGCGAAAAGCAGGCAGTTCGGAATTTGTTTTAAATAAAATGAAAAAGATTCAACCCTATACCAAGGAAACCTTCCAGAAATTCCATCAGGCGGGGATCAAAATGGCTCTGGGTACGGATACGCAAATCGACCCCGAAATGGGCACAAGTGCCTATGAGCTGGAGATCTACGTTGATTACGGGATGACTCCTATGGAAGCGATCCAAACCGCCACCCGGAATGCTGCCGAGGCCATCGGATTGGAGCGAGAAACCGGGACGCTGGAGATAGGGAAATGCGCGGATATCATCGCCGTGGAAGGGAACCCCTTACAGGATATCCGCATCCTCCAGGACAAAAGGAGGATTCAGATGGTCATGAAAGATGGAAAAGTTTTCGTGTATAGGAAATCGGGGCAGGAGAAATACGTCATTCACGATCAGGATTGGAGCTGGAAGCGCCTATAG